The following DNA comes from Pseudomonadota bacterium.
TCGTGGATGCCATGGCGGCCCTTGTTATTATGGATCACTTTCTTCGGCAACGCGCGCAGAACGGGTAGCAGCCTGCTAGGGATCTCCAACTAGGGAGGAGTCGAGCAATAAGCGGGATTCTGTTCATTATGGTCATTCATCTGGACCAACTGTTGCCAGTTGGTTCAAGCGACACTACCCGAAGGCCCGGTACGGGTCGCACCGCCTACGTTGCCGTAGGGAGCCTTCCTATTCGGTCTTGCTTCAGCTGGGGTTTACCAAGCCACGGAGTTACCCCCGTGCTGGTGAGCTCTTACCTCACCGTTTCACCGTTTCCCACCCTCGCCGAAGCGAGGATAGGTCGTCTTCTTTTCTGTGGCACTTTCCGCCGATCACCCGGCGCCGTCGTTAACGGCCAACATCCCCTATGAAGTCCCGACTTTCCTCTCGGGTTTTACCCCAAGCGACCATCCACTCAACTCCTCCCTACTGGAAGATTACTACTCAGCCGACAATTTTAAGAGTCGGCCGCAGCCAGGGCACTTTACCACATCTCCACGAGATATCTGCACTATCACCTGTGGGCCTACTTTCATGTGACATCCTGCGCATGTATCCCTGTTTATAAGCGCTACTACAGGGTTCATGGGGAACCTATCCCTGACCCTGTTGTAGATTATTAGCGCCGAATTATTTCCGATTAATGTCACCTGCTGGGCTCGCTCTTCATTACACTCTCCCAGACTAGTCCCAACCGTCTGGAGGGTTAGTTCAGCTTCGCGCTCAAAGGCCGCGCCCTCCTCCTGAAGCCCCTTTACTACTCCATCGATCTCGGCGATATCCCGCTCGAGGATCTCAACCTCTCGCATAAGTCCAAGCAGTAGATCCTCACGTTGTCCGATCTGCTTTGCAACGAATTCGATCTCGCGCTCGGCTGCCTGTTGAAGTTTATAGTTATTGAGGGTGTTCAGCGCTCGTCGTCGCTCGTTGATCCGTTCACGCTCGATCTTTACCGACTTCTCCTCGCGAAGATTAATCGCTCGTTTTTCTTCGAGGATCTTTACGCGTGCGTTGCGTTTAAGGGTCTGTACGTCGAGAGCTTGCTTGCGAATGACTCGTTCGGTTTCGATGCTCTTTTGTTGGGCTAATAAGCCCGCTATCTGAACATCTATCTTACTAATCTCTATTATGATCGGAAGGGGTGGCGCGCTTTGGGTATCGGACATGAAATCCTTTGATAACGGCTGTCGAGTTATCTTATGGAGATAACGGGTTGTTTTCAATGGGTATGCCATTAAAAAACGATCCATGCTGGAAATACCCCCCCCATAAGACCACTATCCACCTGAAAGGGTTGCACCAGAGGCGACTCAGTTGTAAAACCTCTGGTCTACGGTGCTCTTACAGCACCTTTTGGCCCTATAGCTCAGTTGGTTAGAGCGGCCGGCTCATAACCGGTAGGTCCCAGGTTCAAGTCCTGGTGGGGCCATTCACTTGAACGTAGTGAAAGAGAATGATCACACCGGGACTTGAACCTGAAAATACAGTCAAGTCCCTCACCTGTGAGCATAGCGAACAGGGGAGTCCTGGTGGGGCCATTCACTTGAACGTAGTGAAAGAGAATGATCACACCGGGACTTGAACCTGAAAATACAGTCAAGTCCCTCCCCTGTGAGCATAGCGAACAGGTGAGTCCTGGTGGGGCCATTCACTTGAACGTAGTGAAAGAGAATGATCACACCGGGACTTGAACCTGAAAATACAGTCAAGTCCCTCACCTGTGAGCACCGCGAACAGGTGAGTCCTGGTGGGGCCATTCACTTAAACGTATTGAAAGAGAATGATCACACCGGGACTTGAACCTGAAGATACAGTCAAGTCCCTCACCTGTGAGCATAGCGAACAGGTGAGTCCTGGTGGGGCCATTCACTTGAACGTAGTGAAAGAGAATGATCACACCCGGACTTGAACCTGAAAATACAGTCAAGTCCCTC
Coding sequences within:
- a CDS encoding C4-type zinc ribbon domain-containing protein, with protein sequence MAYPLKTTRYLHKITRQPLSKDFMSDTQSAPPLPIIIEISKIDVQIAGLLAQQKSIETERVIRKQALDVQTLKRNARVKILEEKRAINLREEKSVKIERERINERRRALNTLNNYKLQQAAEREIEFVAKQIGQREDLLLGLMREVEILERDIAEIDGVVKGLQEEGAAFEREAELTLQTVGTSLGECNEERAQQVTLIGNNSALIIYNRVRDRFPMNPVVALINRDTCAGCHMKVGPQVIVQISRGDVVKCPGCGRLLKLSAE